The nucleotide window TGTATATACATCAACTGTAAAAAATTATAATTTTTCGATGCTCCAGTGATTTTTAGAAAATTCGGCCACTGGACACAGAAGTTTTTGTTTTCTCACAGAATTGAATCAACTATCATCCACACTATCcaaaaggctttacttggcactttattcaaacaaaagctataaaacatgattaatatagtagcttaatcatgtgaacatgcaaaaacagtaggggtaaacattgggttgtctcccaacaagcgatgTTCTTTAATGcttttttagctaggcatgatgatttcaatgatgctcacataaaagatgaGAATTGAAACACAAATAGAGCATCacgaagaatattactagcacatttaagcctaacacacttcctattcatagggattttgtgagcaaacgaATTATGGGAACAAAAACCAACAAGCAtagaaggcaaaacaagcataacttcaagattttcaacacatagagaggaaacttgatattattgcaattcctacaagcatatgttcctccctcataataattttcaaagaattcatactaacaacgttgcaatcatgctcatcatacaaagatttaatgccaaacattttattgacttcttcttctaacacttgagcaaaattttcctttccatcattttcacgaaacaCGTTAAAAAGACGAAGCATaagaggcaacctcaattccatttttttggtatttttcttttatagactaaactagtgataaaacaagaagctaaaagattcaattgaaagatctaaagatataccttcaagcactcacctccccggcaacggcaccagaaaagagtttgatgtctactacgcaaccttcttcttgtagactcgtgttgggcctccaagtgtagagatttgtaggacagtagtaaatttccctcaagtggatgacttaaggtttatcaatctgtgggaggcgtaggatgaagatggtctctctcaaccaaccctgcaactaaataacaaagagtctcttgtgtccccaacatacccaatacaaatggtaaattatataggtgcactagttcggtgaaaagatggtgatacaagtgtaatatggatagtagatataggtttttgtaatctgaaaacataaaaacaacaaggtagcaagtaGTAAATGTGAgaaaaaacggtattgcaatgcttgaaaacaagacctagggttcatattttcactagtgcaagttctctcaacaatgataacataattaaatcatctagcaatccctcaacgtgcgacaaagcgtcactccaaagttcctatcggaGAACATAGGACGAAAaagtgcatcaacccctatgcatagattaccccattCTCACCTCAGGAATcagcgagttgagtgccaaaacatgcatcaagtgaatcaatagaacatcccgttgtcaccacagatatcccatcgcaagacatacatcaagtgctcaAATCCAATAATCAATCCAACACAATGAAACTTCAAAGAGCAAGACTCAATTCATCTTAAGAAGGTAGAGGGGAAGAACAACATATGATCCAACTATCATAACAAAGCTcacggtacatcaagatcatgccaaatcaagaacacgagagacagagagatcaaacacatagttactggtacataccctcagccccgagggtgaactactcccttctcgtcatggagaccaccgggatgatgaagatgggctccggtgatggattccccctccggcagggtgccggaacgggctccCGATTGGTGTTTCGTGCCTACAGAGGCTTTCAACGGCGGAACTTTCGATCTAGGGTTCTTTTCggaggtttctatatttataaGAATTTTTGGCGTTGAAATCAAGTCAGGGggtgcccgaggggcccacaagccgggggcgcgccctagaggatTGTGGACTCCTCGGGACTCTTCTGCCCCAACTCCAGtgcttcgggggtctcttttggtctataaaaaatcaccgtaaatttttagcccattccgagaacttttatttctgcacaaaaaatgacaccacgggagttctgctgaaaacagcgtcagtccgggttagttctagtGAAATCATatcaaaaccatataaaattgttgcaaacatggcatgaatacttcataaattatatatgtgttggagacgtatcaaattcTAACACatataaccccccccccccccgtcttTATTTCTGCTCCCTTCACCCCCTAAAACTACGTGTCGGCCGTCGGATCTTTTCAAAAGATCTGCCGCCTTCGTAGCCACTTGATCTGGGGGTATTTAGCGGCCCGTCCTTTTTCCGTACCAATGCAACAGAGGCAGTGTTGCGGAACTCTTTGCAACAGACCTTTTATTGCAGAAACATTTGCAATAGAGGTTCTATTGCAGATTCTTTTTCTTTGTCTTAACTTTTTTGAAACATGAGTGTTGTTGCCGGAAGACTTCTGCGACATAGATGATGTTGCAGAATTTTTTTCGTCTTAAATTTTTTGCAACATGGATGTTGTTGCAAAAGAACGTCTACAACACGGATGTTGTTGCAAAAAAGTTGTCAAGATTGCAGAGGCATGCACAGTCGTCAGATAAGATTGATCGGACACGGCTCAGGGTGGTCTCTAGCAAGGATAATGTCGAGGGGGGCTCGGGCGTCCTCTGCAGGCGACGAAGAAGAAGGCAGTAAGGGAGAAATTAAAGCCCATATGGCTTTATACTGCGGCGTAGCCAGCAGTAGAGCATACCGAGCGACAAGGTGGGAATGGTAGGTGATGCCCGCAGCAGTGGCGGCCGCGGGGGAGGGGGGGTCAAGACCCCATTTTCCAGTTTCTTCTTAGCAGCGACACCGTACAAAATCCCCACCTGATAATATAAATATGGCCCCACGGTCAAATACCGCTTTGACCTCATCCATGTCAGCAAACCACGTAAGTGAACCCACCTAAGACAATTTCTGACTGTATCAGATAGATAAGGGGGTTAAGGGCATGTATAATGCATAGCTCCAGGGTGATGCCTCGCATGCCATGTAGGATCGGATATCAGGTAAAGTAGGTTCAGATAGGGAAGCGGGAATTTCTGCACGAGGCGGGTGCTTGAAGAGAAAAAGTGTGGTCCGGTGTTAAAAGCTGAAAAGTTGAAGTGAAAAATAGAGATGCATGTGTACTAGTCTTTATTTTTTATTCTTAATGAGGCCCACTAGTAGGTAGCTTGCATTAGGGACAGAAAAATAAATGTAGATGTCTTATATTACTTTTTGTCATGGAACAACTATATCCaccctaaaagagtagaaaaaaATTATGGGCGGGCTATGGGAGCAATTCACTCTGTTCAGGCTTCAGATAGTACTACACAAATCTTCCTTCTGCCTCGTCCATTGCTCGGCTTTTCCCTTCTTGCTCCCTCAACCGAACTCTCCCTCTCTCCAACATTTGTCCTCCCACCAGATCTTGCCCCAAATCTCTTCTTCTCCACAAGTCATGCCCGGAACCTCTCTTCCCTGCTCCAAGGCCCAAAGCTTTGTGGATGGAAATCTGTGATGGCTTCCCCAACCCCAACTCCAATCTAGATCTTGCTGGTCTTCCCCGAGCACTTGTTACCCGCCGGTGACGGTCGTCCGTGCGGTACTGAGCTCCTTCCTTCCTCTAGCAGTGCATCTCGGAGTGGCGGTCACACCAAAGGCACAAGTTATTTTGAGGAGCGAGCGGGTCACCGAGGcatggaggtggtggtggcagtggCGAGCGCTGCGGCGACCAGCGTGGTTCCGAAGCTGTTCACAGTCTTAGAGAACAAGTTGCGGGGGTTGGAGGACATTGAGGAAGACGTCCGCTCCTTGCATCGAGAGCTTGGCATGATTTCTGCTTCTAGCGAGGATCAGATCTCGCACAAGGGGCAGCCCAGTCCCAGTGCCGTAAAGTCTATGAAGGAATTCTGTGATTTGGCACATAACATCGAGGACTGCCTAGACCAGTTCATTCCTTGCGCTGAATGCGGCAAGGGAGAACTGAAGATCCGGGATCCAAGCAAGTTTCGTGATGAGATCGCGAGACTCAAGCGGGAGCTGGATGCGGCACAACAGCGGAAGGACAGATACGTCGTTGCCGAATCCAACGTCGACAACAGCAGCACCGCTGACGTGGAGGATACGGGCAGAACATATGAGGCTTGTCCTGCAGTGGGCATCGAGCAAGCAAAGGAGGAGCTTCGGGCGTTGTTAGTTGGCGGCGAAGCAAGCAAGCTGAGGGTGGTCTCCATCGTCGGATTTGGGGGCTCGGGGAAAACCGCACTCGCCTGGGAAGTGTACAATTGCCCTCAAGTCGCCAAGGAATTCAGTTGTCGTGCCTGGGCGACCATGGCGTGCAAGCAGAAACACGACATCTCTGGCAAGGAGGCACTCTTGAAGGCTATACAAAAGGGGCTTCTTGGAGAAAAAGCACTGGAGCCTGTGCAACAGACACCCAAGGAGCTGGAAGACAATATCAGTCATCTTCTCCGGACTAATAGGTGAGGATTAATCCTAAACTGCCACTCGGAATATTCACAACTTGATACCGtgaagaaatataagagcgtttaaaTCACTAAAGtagtagtgatctaaacacttatatttctttacagataTTTTATCATCAGTTTAGCTCTGCTTAATTGTAGGATTCAATTTGTATCTAAGATTCAAAGGAATTTGATAGGATTTCTGGATGATTTAGATCATTAGGAATTTCTCTATGCTTGTTGTTTGATTCGTAGTTTTCGAATCCTTAGGATTCATTTGCACTCTATTTTTGGAGGTACATTTCCATCCGTTGAAACCTCTTTGTAGATTTCATTTGTTTTTTCTGTGTTGTAAAACACTTTTGGTCCAAATTTCTTCAGTTTTATAGTTGTATCATTAGGTTTTCACTGACAGTATTAATATCTCAGTTCAATATGAAACCCAACGATCATAGTGAGTGGCATTGCCCTTAGGCTATTTCTGGTGTCGTTGGTCACTAGTTAATTTCAGGGGGGGGAAATTGCACCAGGATTTACTAAAAATAGAGAACTTTTCGTACTATTAGAGTTATTCATTAGTTATGCAAACATCAAATGGTAATTGCTGGAAAAAATGGTAAGGATAAGCAAGAATTTTCGTGCAACTACTGGACAGGTTAGCTGATCAAGTCATTGGTTCGTATTTCCAGTAGAATGCTTGCATACCAAATATATTTTGAAGATACTTTATCCCCTGTAGAGTTCAGTAGTCTGAAACGTTTATCAATTTGGCTGACAGGTGTTTAGTTGTAATTGATAACATCAAGATGGAGCTCTGGCACGCAATAAAACATATCTTCCCAGATGAAACAGAGAGCAGAATCCTAGTGACCACAACTGTGACCACAGTAGCTAATGCCTGCAGTAACGGTTATGTGTACATTATAAGATCTCTTAGTGCAAAACAGTCCAAGGATTATCTAGACAAGAAGCTTTCCGTCCATGGATGCTCATTGGAAGTGGAGTGGGGTACCCCAATCGTGAAGAAATGTGATGGTCACCCACTTGCTCTTGTTAGTGTTGTCGAAGCATTGCAAGGTTGCAGAGTGGTGACACGAGATCACTGTGAAGCAATAAGCGAGAACCTGGGTTCCCAAATGGAGGAGAACTGGAATGGTCACTTCACAAAACTGCAACAAGTTCTAATGAATGATTACAGCAGTCTGCCTGACAATTCTTCAAGAGCCTGCTTACTATACACAAGTATATTCCCAAATGGTCGCCCCTTCAACACGAACAGTCTTACGAGGCGATTGTCAGCCGAAGGGTACATAAAGGGTGATGATAAACGCAGTGCCCAGCAGGTTGCATATGACCGCTTGGATAAATTGATGGACCGGAACATCATCCGGCCTATCGACGCACACAACAATTCAAAAGTGAAGACGTGCAGAACACATGGAATCATGAATCAGTTAATGTTGTATAAGTCCAGGTCTTTGAATTTCATTTCTACATCTTTTAATGATAAAAACAGAAGTGATTGCCGTCACCTGGTTATTCAAAATCACAGAAACGGTAACAGCTTTGGTCCAGCAACAAGTGGCAAGGCCAAGCAGCTGCGTCCCCGGTCTCTGACAGTCTTTGGGAGTGCAGGAGAGGCCGTTTCAGAATTGAAGAGTTGTGAGCTGCTGAGAGTGTTGGATCTTAAAGAATGCAATGATTTGAATGACCAACATCTCAAGGACATATACAAGCTGTTGCATATAAAATATCTGACCCTCGGGAGTTCTGTGAGCCGGCCTTTAGATGGAATGAAAAAGCTACATTGTTTAGAGACACTCGACTTGAGGAAGAGGAAAATAGAGACACTGCCACTGGAAGTCATCAGTCTGCCCCACCTAGCATACCTGTTGGGAAAGTTTAAGCTAAGCAAGTTGAGTGAGAGCAATCTTAAAAAGTTCGGGTCAAAGAAATGCAACTTGAAGACTGTAGCAGGAGTTGTTGTTGACAGCGACTCTGGATTTCCCAAACTGATGGTCCATATGAATCAACTGAGAAAGGTCAAGATATGGTGCGAGCCCACTGGAACAGATTGCGATAGCCAGGGATCTGGCGATAGCATACTGGATTCACTTTCACTAGCCATTCAAAAGTTTGCTAAGGCTGGCATAGATACTCCAGTACGTGACCTTGATACTCCAGTAGGTGACCGTGGTCGCCTATCACTCCATTTCAACAATTATTCTGAAGGTCTGTTGCACGGTCGAGATGACCCCACATTTCTTGGTTATCTTAGCTCGCTGAAACTGCAGGGCAGACTGCGTCAGTTCCCTCAGTTTGTTATGTCCATCTGTGGTCTGGAAGAGCTGTGCCTTTCATATACTAATCTGACAGGGGACGATCTTCTAAAAGGTCTGTGTCATCTACAGCGCTTGGTTTATCTCAAACTGGTCGAAGTCCATCTTGCGGATTTATACTTAGAAGATGGGGATCTCCCAAGACTGCAACGTCTATGCCTCGTGGTGCAAAAGCCAATATTCCCCACTATCCGACAAGGCGCTCTGCCGAAACTCACTTCAGTTCAGTTGCTCTGTGATGGTTTGGAAGATCTTGGTGGCATCGAAATGGAATTGTTCAAGGACCTTCAGGAAATCGCTCTGGACTCTATGGTCAGCCAGGAAACCATAAAATTCTGGGAAGATGAAGCTAAGAAGCACCCCAGGAGGCCAAGGGTTATCTTGCTCGATAAGGTTGTTGCTCCAGCCGAAGCTATGGCTCCGGTGAAATATGTTGCCTCCCGCAAAGTCTACAACAATTGGTACGCCGACGCTCCGCAGCGGAAGTTGCAGAGGTCATGTCAAGTAACACCTTTGCGCGAGCAGTCTCCACCACCTCGCTCTCAGTCTGATGAAGCTCAAGTTCGTAATGGATTAGGTTTGCACATTTCTCACGCCATTCATTGCTCTACAAACATAGCAAAATACTGTTGCATGTTTAGTTGTCAATAAAGTTCTACACGTTCTGGATAGCTAAAAAATAtcttattttttatttttcgaATTCCAGCTTTGCTATCTTGTTGTGAAGCACCAGAAGCCCGTGAAGCCGAGGGCGGACGTGATGCTGGACTCAAGCCATTGCATTCATCGTCCGTTGAGCAGCCGAACAAGACAGTGCCGTCGATCATGCCCAACGGAAGCAAGGAGGTGTGAGTGACACAGGGGCCTGGAAATCTCTTCTCTAGGTCGTCCAGTCTATTTAATTTCTGAATAAATTCCGGCCATTTACTAGCTTCGACAGATGCTTCTGTCTGGATGCTGCACGGCAACCGGGAAAAGACTTATTTTCTATTCATGTATCGGTCACCCTTTAAATTTCGTATTTATGGGTTCTGCACCCGAATCTGTGTTGGTGGACAAATGTATTATGTCAGTCTTATCGACGATTTATGATAAATTCACTTGGACCTATTTATTTCATGCGAATTTTTGTGGTAGGAATGCTTTTGTTCAATTTTCTTTTTAAAAAAAACATGCATTGGGCAACGACTAGAGAATCCAACGGCCGATGCTCGGCTGTAGACAAGATTCTCTGCTGGATTTAATCGTCGTCCGTCCGCAAATCGTCAAACACTGTCGTCGGCCTAGCAATGCTCGTCCAAGAATTATGTTGTTGCACACTGGGGTTTCACTTCATCTGAATGATTCTTCCCAAGGTTTGCCGCATCTACATCAAGGATGCAGCACCAAATTGTCTCACACAATCCTAGTCCTAGTCCTAAAAGGATTCGATAAAAGGCCAGCTGCACCTCCTGATGAAGGTAACTCTTTTTCGCATCTAGTCCTGGGGACGCTGAGTATGCACAAGAGCAGAGCAACATGTCCTGGGGACAGAGCATTTTCCTTTTCTGATGGAGGCGGGAACAGAGCATGTACTCTGCTTTGAGCAGAGTCGGGGCCATTCTCTTCCTCTTGGATTCGAGACTAAAAGGGGCCTGGCCCAGCCCGGCCCGCTCCTCTTGGGTTGGACTAAGAGGGGTCCGCCCGACTCATCCGAGGGAGAGTatgcggcggcggcgcaggtggTCGGCGCCGCGCCTGTGCTTCTCCCAGTCCCAGTCCCAGCCGACGCCACGCAGCCCCGCTCTCcgcatccaccaccaccagttaGTTCGTGCGCAGCAACATCCCGATCGACCGGGCTGCGTATGGAATGGAATGGTGATTGCAAGTCCACGCATCCGCACCGCGCGCTAGAATTTGTTAGCTGGTTATCCGCTCCTCCACCGAATTGTAGTGTAGGCATAAGATTAGTTTTCCGCATCCACCATCAAATTGTAGTGAAAACGGTTCGCGATTTGAACGCACggagataaaacattttaaataAATAAATTTACGGAAGAAAGAAACCCCTGGGTTCGACAAGTGGCGCATATGCAGTGCGTCACTTGTAGCAGCCTGGAAATGCGAGAGTGACCTTTACGAGGTACCACTTTATTAATGATTTAGAAAAGAGTGTGGTTAGAtcatgtgcgccacttgtcgcacCCTACAAATGTGAGAATAACATTTGCAAGGGATATCTCTAAATTGCTGATTTAGCATGCTAGATCTCACGATTGATACTTAATCAAGTCTCGGTCAAGTGACACAACatataaaaagaagaaaaaaaattagaACGGATCTGCAGGTAAGATCTCACAAATATAGCATCGACTGAGATTTAGCAATCCCGTATAGCAAACAAGGTGCGCACTTTTCAGCCACCCGAGACGGCTATACCCACCCCTACGGTGGTGCCGCCCATGGAGGTGAAGTCGCTCAACAAACACCTGGATCACAGTCTACTTCATGTTAAACTAGCAGGGCGCGACCAACTCGAGGGAGAAAAGAGTCGGTTTTCCCACAAGTTGTCCGGATTTTTTTTGTTTTAGGTCACCcattttctttgtttctttctctgtttttcgctatttttattttctttttttttcattttccaTTGTTTCTTTATCGGTTTTCATTGATTTTTTTCTTCAGTATTGTTTGTTTCTTTCTCGTTTTCCATCAGTTTTCTTTGTTTCCTCTCGGTTTTCACTATTTTTTCATACACATCGTTTGGTATATACCTAATACATTACTAATACCACTTATTATTTTTCAAACACAAGATTAATTCTTTTTAAATACATGGTCAATATTTTACTATACaaatttaacattttttaaatgcttgattaacatttttcagaTATAAGAATAGCATTTTTTAGTACATCGTCAACCTTTTTTatacacatttaatattttttcaaatgcttgattaacattttatAAATACAAGTTTAACAAAAGATAATAATAGATGGTCTATATTTTTTAAATGCTTTATTAACAATTTCGAAATACTTATTTAACAGTTTTTTCAAATTCTTGGATTAACATTTCTTAAATACAGGTTCAACTTTTTCACACACATTGATGATTTTTTCTATGCAAGAGAAACATTTCCTccatacacatttaacatttttcaaatacaagtttaAGAGTTTTTTAGTACATGGTctacatttttcaaatgcttcattaacatttttcaaatagtTATTTAACAGTTTTTTCAAATCATTGGATTAACATTTCTTAAATAGCTGTTCAATTTTTTTCACGCACATTGATTATTTTTTGTATGCATGAGAAACATTTgctctatacacatttaacatttttcaaatacaagtttaGCAGTTTTTTAGTAGATGGTCTACATTTTTCAAAATgtttgattaacattttttaaatacttatttatattttttttcaaattcttgGATTAACATTTCTAAATACATGTTCAATTTTTTTCACACACATTGATTTTTTTGTATGTATGAGAAACATTTGCTCTACACACACTTAACAATTTTTAAATGCTTGGTtaacattttttaatttttttatgtAAATTCCTTTTGCAATTTTTTTTAATATTTGGAAGTATAAGTCAAACTTAAAAAATAAGTATAAACGAGGTTGTGGTCTCCCTTGctcctgggccggcccatctcgCGCTCTCATTGACGTGAGGCTTCCCTCGGTCTCGCTAGAAGCGAGGTATAGCTGCTTGAGCAGAACCCCGCATCGCAACCTATCGGTTTACCCTCGCTGCGGAGTCCTCCTCGTTGGCACCTTAGAGAGCTCCTTTTCGGGGGAACTCCTAGTCAGCGCCTTCAGCGCCGCGCAAGCTAACCGGCGCCTGCAGCCGCGGCTGGATGGGCCGGCCCACAATGGCGCGGCAAGAAAAAAAGGTGGCCGAAAAAACTGCTATCGATCGGGATCGATCTCGCGCCCTCATGCTTCCAAAGAGCAAGGCTACCCACTTGACCAGTCAAACTGTAGTGATTATTTAGAGCGTGAAGTTTAAAAGAATAGAAACACAAACGCATTATTAATTTCGCATTATACTGTAGTGTTTATATTTTCCAATTATTTAAAAACATGTGCACATATTACAAATGAAGTTCATGCGCATGCAAAAATAGTTCGCGTACTCAAAAAATGGTTCAACAAATAAAAAAGTTCATGTATTCAAAATAAAGTTCACAGATTCaaaagagttcatcgattttCAAAAAATGTCCATCAAACAATAAAATTAGTTCATCAATTTGAATAAAAGAAGTTCATCAATTTGaataaaaaaagttcatcggatttcaaaaaagttcatctaaattgaaaaaagttcatgtaTTCAACAACAAGTTTACAAATTCAAAAGAGTTCAtcaattttcaaaaatgttcatcaaacAATGAAAGTAGTTCATCGATTAGaataaaaaagttcatcaatttgaaaaaagttcatcggatttgGAGAAAGTTCAtcagttttgaaaaaagttcatcaccgttgaaaaaaagttcatcaatgttgaaaaaaagttcatcgattttgagaaaaaattcaaacaaatgaaaaagttcatcaaatttgaaaaaaaagttcatcatttttgaaaaAGGTTCAAGAGTTTCAAAAAAACAGTTCatggattttgaaaaaaaattcatcTATTTGAAGAAAACAATTATGGATTTGGacaaagaaagaagaaaagaacagagaaaaaagaaaaagaaagaaaaaaggaaaaatgGAAGGTATAAATGGACGAAAAACGTTTTTGTTATCACAGTTAGTGGCGTAGTCTGGATGGTCACGCCACAAGCACTGATAACCAGCGATGCATTGTTCGAATCCTAGCTCGCGCTGTGTTTTTGCAGTTTTCCATAGAGTTTAGAGAGCGCAAGAAAAATGAAAGATGGGCCGGCCCACGAGATCCTGCTGCAGGCGCCGGTTAGCAAAAACAGAAGAAACCGGCGCCTGCAGCGCTAAATAGGAATTGCCCCTTTTCCGCGCCCTCAGCGCCGCTTGGTCTAGTGGGCGCTCGAAGGCAAACCatagtgggccggcccagcatCTGTCGCATCAAGGAAAAAAATAACATATTCATCGCTATTATTCCGCGAGACGTAGGTTTCGAACCTGCATGCCTTCTACGCCCGCACGGTTGTCGTGCTAATCACTCCAGCGCAACAATGTTGATGAAATATGTAGGAAAACAGTGCTATTTGGCAGCGGTTCCAGTCCCAGTTAGGCTTTTTCGAAAAAATAAGACGTAAATATGAAAAACATTCACCggattttgaaaaaaaagttcacgggtttgaaaaaagttcatcaattttgacaAAAAAAGTTCACCAGATTCTGAAAAAATTTCACGGGTTTGAAAAAAGTTTAGCGATTTTGATAAAAAACTTTCACGgattttcaaaaaaagttcatcaattttgaaaaaagttcacggATTATACAAAGTTCACcggttttgaaaaaagttcatctaTTTTGTGAAAGAAAATCACACATCTAACtagaaaaaaaaggaaaggaaggaaCAAAAGAGGAAAAGGGAAGTAACTAACCAAATGACGTACGTTGTCTAGTTGGGTATGGTAGCTAACAAGAAACCAGGAGGTCGCCGTTCGAATCTCACTCCCGCatgctgtttttaccttttaaaACTGGAAAAAGAAGGAAAAATGGGCCGTCCCAGCATGGAAGTGGAGGTGTGCGCCCGTTTGTCGAAATCGAAGTAAGGGGCGCTGAAGGCGCCGAATAGGGTTTGGCGGCACCTTATCCGCCGTGTTTCCCTGGTCCCGCatgctgtttttaccttttaaaACTGGAAAAAGAAGGAAAAATGGGCCGTCCCAGCATGGAAGTGGAGGTGTGCGCCCGTTTGTCGAAATCGAAGTAAGGGGCGCTTAAGGCGCCGAATAGGGTTTGGCGGCACCTTATCCGCCGTGTTTCCCTGGTGGCGCTCACGTCCCAGCTcacttggg belongs to Triticum urartu cultivar G1812 chromosome 7, Tu2.1, whole genome shotgun sequence and includes:
- the LOC125522819 gene encoding disease resistance protein RGA4-like, whose translation is MEVVVAVASAAATSVVPKLFTVLENKLRGLEDIEEDVRSLHRELGMISASSEDQISHKGQPSPSAVKSMKEFCDLAHNIEDCLDQFIPCAECGKGELKIRDPSKFRDEIARLKRELDAAQQRKDRYVVAESNVDNSSTADVEDTGRTYEACPAVGIEQAKEELRALLVGGEASKLRVVSIVGFGGSGKTALAWEVYNCPQVAKEFSCRAWATMACKQKHDISGKEALLKAIQKGLLGEKALEPVQQTPKELEDNISHLLRTNRCLVVIDNIKMELWHAIKHIFPDETESRILVTTTVTTVANACSNGYVYIIRSLSAKQSKDYLDKKLSVHGCSLEVEWGTPIVKKCDGHPLALVSVVEALQGCRVVTRDHCEAISENLGSQMEENWNGHFTKLQQVLMNDYSSLPDNSSRACLLYTSIFPNGRPFNTNSLTRRLSAEGYIKGDDKRSAQQVAYDRLDKLMDRNIIRPIDAHNNSKVKTCRTHGIMNQLMLYKSRSLNFISTSFNDKNRSDCRHLVIQNHRNGNSFGPATSGKAKQLRPRSLTVFGSAGEAVSELKSCELLRVLDLKECNDLNDQHLKDIYKLLHIKYLTLGSSVSRPLDGMKKLHCLETLDLRKRKIETLPLEVISLPHLAYLLGKFKLSKLSESNLKKFGSKKCNLKTVAGVVVDSDSGFPKLMVHMNQLRKVKIWCEPTGTDCDSQGSGDSILDSLSLAIQKFAKAGIDTPVRDLDTPVGDRGRLSLHFNNYSEGLLHGRDDPTFLGYLSSLKLQGRLRQFPQFVMSICGLEELCLSYTNLTGDDLLKGLCHLQRLVYLKLVEVHLADLYLEDGDLPRLQRLCLVVQKPIFPTIRQGALPKLTSVQLLCDGLEDLGGIEMELFKDLQEIALDSMVSQETIKFWEDEAKKHPRRPRVILLDKVVAPAEAMAPVKYVASRKVYNNWYADAPQRKLQRSCQVTPLREQSPPPRSQSDEAQVRNGLALLSCCEAPEAREAEGGRDAGLKPLHSSSVEQPNKTVPSIMPNGSKEV